TCAGTCAGAGCGCAGAGCTGAGTCGGCCGTGGGCGCCCCGGTGCCCTTCATCAGCGCGTGTGTGTCCACGGCAGCTTTCGTCCTTTCTCCGCCGCAACGGCGTTCGTGACGCGGTTCCGAGAGCTTCTCCTTGGGCTCGCGCCGGGCAGGGTTAATCTCGGGCGCAGCGCACGATGGCCGCAGCCCCGGCAGCCCCCGGACGAGGACTGCCAGGAGTGAAGGCCGAAGACCGTCGCGGCGGACAGGACTGCGCCTCACACTGCACGCCTCACAGGAGGGAGGTCTTCCGGCAGCACTTCAGGAAGCTCTGCTACCGCGACGCGCCCGGGCCCCGGGAAGCCCTCAGCCAGCTCTGGGCGCTCTGCCGCCAGTGGCTGCGGCCCGAGTGCCACACCAAGGAGCAGATTTTAGACCTGCTGGTGCTGGAGCAGTTCCTGAGCATCCTGCCCGGGGACCTGCAGGCCTGGGTGCGGGCCCACCACCCGAGGACGGGCGAGGAGGCCGTGACGGTGCTGGAGGACCTGGAGCGGGAGCTGGACGAGCCGCGGAAGCAGGTGGGCCGGGGACGCTCGGGGCGCGCGCACCGGGCCGGCACGAAGCCGGTGACAGGACACCCGGGGGGACTTCACGGCTCGGCCTAGGGGAGAACAAGGCTTAGGGAGGGCGCCGGTCGCCGGGGTCAGATCCCTGGAGCGTGGCTGAGGACAGTCGCGGGAAACGACGCAGAGTCCGGTGGAGGGCTGGGGTCCGTGAGGAGTTACGGGAGGGCGAGTAGGTAACAGGAAAGCAAAGACTTCTCCAGCATTCATAGCTACTAAAAAATGGGCTACCTGGtgtagtaaaacaaaaaaaaaaaaaacaaaaaaacaaacaaacaaaaacacctcccTTTCCATGGGAATAGTCAGGGCGAGTTCAAGTAGATGTCAAGGATGTCGCAGAACAGCACTGTCCGAAAGAAATACAGTGTGAGCCATATGCGTagttaaattttctagtagccacatttcagaaaatgagattaaatatattttgttattttatttaacccaaaggAACCATGTAATCAGTAtgaaaaatgagatattttacattcctttttagcattatttttaaaattcagtgtctATTTTATGCTCTGCCTGTTTCCATTCCTaccagccacatttcaggtgCCCAGTAAGCACACTGTGCTTGTGGCTATCGTATGGGACAATGCAGTTAGAGAAGAAATACCCCCACTTGGAGAGGGCGGTGGAGGTTGGGCTAGGTAATTTTTAAGGTTCTTACCAAGTCTCAAGGCTGTGATCCTGGACCTCTGCCAATCATTGTGAGAAGACACTGAATTTCACTCTCCAGTGGCCTGAAGTGTCGAGATTAatttctgcctcttctttttttaagtcattattgccatttgcaattgaATGAGAATTTTTCCCATTTGTGTTCCTGGTCCCTGGTAAATGCTTCTTTTGAGCTTTTCTCTTAAGTTCTTTAAGTTCTTTCAGAAAATCTACCTTACAAACCCAGTCATACTTCATTGTTCCCCAGGTCCCAGCCAATTCAGAAAGACAAGACACGCTTTTGGACAAGTTGACCCCCTTGGGAAGGCCCCATGACTCACTGACTGCTCAGCTCCATCCCAAGAAGATTCAGCAGGAGCAGGAATCTGGTGAGCCCCAGAGGA
This genomic interval from Neovison vison isolate M4711 chromosome 1, ASM_NN_V1, whole genome shotgun sequence contains the following:
- the ZSCAN16 gene encoding zinc finger and SCAN domain-containing protein 16 isoform X2, coding for MAAAPAAPGRGLPGVKAEDRRGGQDCASHCTPHRREVFRQHFRKLCYRDAPGPREALSQLWALCRQWLRPECHTKEQILDLLVLEQFLSILPGDLQAWVRAHHPRTGEEAVTVLEDLERELDEPRKQVPANSERQDTLLDKLTPLGRPHDSLTAQLHPKKIQQEQESGEPQRNDLSSKCIQMIFVDLDFSQILTDKDS
- the ZSCAN16 gene encoding zinc finger and SCAN domain-containing protein 16 isoform X3 — its product is MAAAPAAPGRGLPGVKAEDRRGGQDCASHCTPHRREVFRQHFRKLCYRDAPGPREALSQLWALCRQWLRPECHTKEQILDLLVLEQFLSILPGDLQAWVRAHHPRTGEEAVTVLEDLERELDEPRKQVPANSERQDTLLDKLTPLGRPHDSLTAQLHPKKIQQEQESGEPQRNATGKPTSGDSCI
- the ZSCAN16 gene encoding zinc finger and SCAN domain-containing protein 16 isoform X4, with product MAAAPAAPGRGLPGVKAEDRRGGQDCASHCTPHRREVFRQHFRKLCYRDAPGPREALSQLWALCRQWLRPECHTKEQILDLLVLEQFLSILPGDLQAWVRAHHPRTGEEAVTVLEDLERELDEPRKQVPANSERQDTLLDKLTPLGRPHDSLTAQLHPKKIQQEQESATGKPTSGDSCI